Below is a window of Candidatus Poribacteria bacterium DNA.
GCGCCGACGGCGTCGGAGAGGAACCACCGCCCCGTTCCCAGGAACCCGCCTTGGCTTGACCCGTACATGATCCCGAAACCGACCGCCCAGAACGCCATCGATCCCAGACAGAAGTCCAGCAGGTTCTTCATGAGGATGTTCACGGTGTTCTTGGACCGGGTGAACCCGCTCTCGACCAAGGCGAACCCCGCCTGCATGAAGAACACGAGGAATCCCGCGATTCCCATCCATAGAAAATCGGAGAAGCTGTGGTCGCCTTCGCCCTGCAGGCTCTCCTTCACGAACGCCTGGACGTTCTCTGGCACGCCGTCTTCGGCTTCGTCCGTCGTGATCGCATCGGCTGTGGCGGTCGTGGGCTCCTTCGAGGCTTCGACGTTCTGAGCGACGGAAACGATCACCAGCGGGTCGACGACCCCAAGTAGCAGAGCTACGGTCAGTGCGATCCCGAAACCTCGGCGTGCCGCCTTGATTCGCGCTGTTTGCATGGAATGCCCCTCAGTCGTCGTCAGCACATCGCGAGCCGATGTGCGCAGAGCAGATGGTGAGCCGACGTACCTTGGGCGTGCCACAGCAAGCGGTGTGCCAAGTGCGCGCAGGGGAGCCGATCCCGGGCGGGACGGGTTCCGACAGGCATATTCGGTCGTCATTCCCGCCGAAGTGCGGGCGCTCTACGCCTGAGCATGCTGAATATGTCAGCGGGGGGTTGCGTACATTTTGGGCAGTGGTCCGGCGGACCGGCGCGGCGGGATCAGCCGCGCACCTGCCCCGATCCGTAGACGATGTACTTGTAGGTCGTCAGCTCGTCGATGCCCATGGGACCCCGGGCGTGCAGCTTCTGTGTGCTGATACCGACCTCCGCGCCCAGACCGAACTCGTAGCCATCGGTGAAGCGCGTCGAGGCGTTCACGTAGACGGTGGCGGAGTCGACGTCGAGGAGGAACCGCTGTGCGGCTTCGTAGTCGTCGGTCACGATGGCGTCGGAATGGTGGGAACCGTACTCCTCGATGTGAGCCACGGCGTCGTCGAGCGAGTCGACGACCCGTACCGAGAGGATCAGATCGAGATACTCGGTTCGCCAGTCGTCTTCGGTCGCGGCGGCGGCTTCCGGCAGGAGGTGGCGTGTCCGTTCGCATCCGCGCAGTTCGACGCCGGCAGCGGTGAGCCGCGCCGCGATGCGCGGCAGGAACTCATCCGCGACGTCGGCATGCACCAGAAGCGTCTCCATCGCGTTGCAGACGGAAGGTCTCTGGACTTTCGCGTTGTACGCGATACCTTCCGCCATATCGAGGTTCGCTCGGCGGTCTACGTACGTGTGGCAGATGCCGTCCTCGTGCTTGACGACTGGGATCGTCGAGTTCTCCATGACGAACCGGATCAGACCCTTGCCGCCGCGCGGCACGATGACGTCGATGATGTCGTCCAGCTTCAGCAGTTCGCCGACCGCCCTTCGGTCGGTCGTCTCGACGATCTGGATCGCCTCTGCGGGCAGTCCGGACTCGGCGGCGGCGGAACGCAGCAGCCGGACGATTGCCGTGTTCGAGTGGATCGCCTCGGAGCCGCCCCGCAGCACGACCGCGTTCCCCGACTTGATGCAGAGCCCGGCTGCGTCCGCCGTAACGTTCGGACGCGACTCGTAGATGATGCCGACCACGCCGAGGGGTACTCGCATCTTCCCGATGCGAAGTCCGTTCGGGCGCACCCACATGCGGTCCACGTTGCCGACGGGGTCGGGCAACGCGGCGATCTGCCTGAGACCATCCGCCATGCCGTCGATGACCTTCTGCGTCAGCGCCAGGCGGTCGAGCATCGCTTTGGTGAGATCGTTCGCCTGACCTGCGTCGAGGTCGAGCTGATTCGCCGACTGGAGAGCATCCACGTTGCCGGTCAGCGCCTCAGCCATGCGCATGAGGGCGGTTGTCTTCGTCGCCGAGGAGAGGGCAGCCAGGGTTCGCGCGGCTCGCTTGGCGGCGAGCGCCTGTTCGCGGACACGGGTCTCGGTCGTCATCATAGGGCTCCCTAGTCGGGATCAGCGGACGTTGAGTCGTCGGGCGTCTCAGCGTGGTCGATGAGCACGAGGTTGTCGCGATGGATCACCTCGTCGGCGAAGTGGTATCCGAGAATGCTCTCGATGGCAGCGGTACGGCTCCCCTGGATCGCGCGGATCTCGTCTGCCGCGTAGTTGACCAGTCCACGCGCGAACTCGGTTCCTTCGGCGCTCAGACAGCGGACAGGGTCTCCGAACGCGAACGTTCCGTCAACCGCGATAACGCCCGAAGGCAGGAGGCTCTTGCCACGATCCGTCAACGCGCGGACCGCTCCGTCGTCGAGTGTCAGCGCGCCTCGCGGCGACAGCGTGTACGCGATCCATCGCTTCCTTCTACCCAAGCGCGTCGACGATGGGCAGAACAGTGTCCCGACCTCTTCGCCGTCGAGGATGTCTGTGAGGACATTCGGTCGTCCGCCGCGCGCGAGCACCATCGGTTTGCCGGAGGAGACGACGATCTCGGCGGCGCGGAGCTTGGTCGCCAGTCGTCCCGTTCCGAGCCCTGCGCCGCTGGCGCGGTCGCCGTCGGCGATCCGATGGACCTGAGGCGTCAGGCGGTCCACTTCCGGAATGAGGCTCGCGCCCGGATGGGTGTTCGGGTCAGCCGTGTAGAGCCCTTCGATGTCGCTGAGCAGGACCAGTAGATCGGCATCCGAAGCGTTCGCCACGTGCGCCGAGAGCGTGTCGTTGTCGCCGACGCGGATTTCGTCGACCGAGATCGTGTCGTTCTCGTTGACGATGGGCACGACGCCGTAGCGGAACAGCGCCGCGATGGCATTGCTGAAGTTGACATAGCGTCGGCGGTCGCGAAGGTCGCCTGCAGTGATGAGCACCTGAGCGACCGGCTGTCCGAGGGCGCGGAACGCCGTCTCGTACGTGTGCATGAGCAGGCTCTGACCTACGGCTGCGGCTGCCTGCAGTGATCCGATATCGCGCGGTCGTGACCGGAGCTTCAGTCTGCCGGAACCGACGCCGATCGCCCCTGAGGTGACGAGGATGACCTCGAGTCCCTGTTGCCTCGCGGCGACGATCTGGCGAGCCAGTTCTGCGATCAGCGACTCACTCAGCTCCCGCGTTCCCGCTGTCAGCGTCGTCGTTCCGACCTTGACGACGAGGCGTTTGACGCCGCGAAGCCAGGTAGTCCGCGAACGTGAGTGGGTGATCCCCTGCTGAGAAGACAAGCTGTGTGTCCCCTATCTGGATCGTGTCGCCCTCTCTCGCCCCGGCACGCTTCAGCGCCTTGATGACGCCCATCCGCGTCAGGCGGCGATGCAGGAGCCAGACGGCTTCGTCGTTGCCCATCTCCGTCATGACGACCGCGCGTCGCGCCGCGTCGCTGTCCACGCAGTAGATTCCTTCGCTCCGGCTGACGCGGACGCCTCGCCGCCGCTCTTCGCGGAACAGAACGGGCTCTTCGGCGTCGTCGGAGGTAGCGGCGTCGACGGCGCGCATCTGTCGGAGCCGTGCGTAGGCTTGCCGCATCAGCGCGTCGAGCCCCTCGCCGGTGACGCCGGATACGACGTGAACCGGTCGCCCGCTCAGCGCGTCGAGCAGACGAGGCAGGTTCTCCTGCGCCGACGGCAGATCCGCCTTATTCAGCACGATGATCTGCGGCGTATGCGCCAGCGCCTCCGAATGCGCACAAAGCTCGCGGTTGATGACGACGAGATCGCGCAGCGGGTCTCTGCCTTCGACGGCGGCGCCATCGAGGACGTGGAGAAGGAGCCGCGTTCGCTCGACGTGCCGAAGGAAATCATAGCCCAGCCCCGCTCCCTCGTGAGCCCCCTCGATGAGTCCCGGCAAGTCTGCCACGACCATGTTCTCGCCAAGTCCGAGGCGGACGACGCCGAGGTTCGGGCTCAACGTCGTGAACGGGTAGTCGGCGATCTTCGGCTTCGCCTCGGAGACGTGCGCGAGCAGCGTGGACTTGCCCACATTCGGGAACCCGACCAACCCAACGTCCGCAATCAGGTGCACCTCGAGTCGCAGCCGTCGCGCCTCTCCGGGCTCGCCGAGCTCGCGAACGCGAGGCGTCCGATAGGTGCTCGTCTTGAACCGTGCGTTGCCTCGTCCCCCGATGCCGCCCCGGGCGACGACGGCTTGGGAACCGGGCTCCGACAGGTCGGCAAGGCGTTCGCCGGTCTCAACGTCGTCGATGGTCGTTCCGACCGGGACGAGCACGCGGGTGTCCTGACCGTCGGCTCCGTGGCGCTGGTTCCCTTCGCCGTTGCCGCCTCTCCCCGCGTCGTAGTGCTGCGAGTACCGCAGATCGATGAGCGTGGAGACCGACTCGGTCGCCTCGAAGATGACGCTTCCGCCCTTGCCCCCGTCGCCGCCGTTGGGCCCGCCGCGCGGGACGTGCTTCTCGCGTCGGAACGCCAGGCAGCCGTCGCCGCCGTCGCCGCCACGGACTTCGATCTCGGCAATGTCGATCATCGGTGAGTCCCGACGCGGAAAAGACGAAAGCCTCGTCGCAACGAGGCTCCCTCATCCGCAGGCGTGGTTGTGTCGCGCGGACCTACGCGGTCGGCTGTTCCGAGTAGACGCTGATCTGCCGTCGCGTGCGATCCTTGCGTTCGAAGCGGACGACGCCGTCGATCTTGGCGAAGAGGGTATCGTCGCCGCCGATGCCGACGTTCTCGCCCGGATGGTAGCGCGTGCCGCGCTGACGGACGAGGATGGTCCCGGATC
It encodes the following:
- a CDS encoding glutamate-5-semialdehyde dehydrogenase: MTTETRVREQALAAKRAARTLAALSSATKTTALMRMAEALTGNVDALQSANQLDLDAGQANDLTKAMLDRLALTQKVIDGMADGLRQIAALPDPVGNVDRMWVRPNGLRIGKMRVPLGVVGIIYESRPNVTADAAGLCIKSGNAVVLRGGSEAIHSNTAIVRLLRSAAAESGLPAEAIQIVETTDRRAVGELLKLDDIIDVIVPRGGKGLIRFVMENSTIPVVKHEDGICHTYVDRRANLDMAEGIAYNAKVQRPSVCNAMETLLVHADVADEFLPRIAARLTAAGVELRGCERTRHLLPEAAAATEDDWRTEYLDLILSVRVVDSLDDAVAHIEEYGSHHSDAIVTDDYEAAQRFLLDVDSATVYVNASTRFTDGYEFGLGAEVGISTQKLHARGPMGIDELTTYKYIVYGSGQVRG
- the proB gene encoding glutamate 5-kinase; protein product: MTHSRSRTTWLRGVKRLVVKVGTTTLTAGTRELSESLIAELARQIVAARQQGLEVILVTSGAIGVGSGRLKLRSRPRDIGSLQAAAAVGQSLLMHTYETAFRALGQPVAQVLITAGDLRDRRRYVNFSNAIAALFRYGVVPIVNENDTISVDEIRVGDNDTLSAHVANASDADLLVLLSDIEGLYTADPNTHPGASLIPEVDRLTPQVHRIADGDRASGAGLGTGRLATKLRAAEIVVSSGKPMVLARGGRPNVLTDILDGEEVGTLFCPSSTRLGRRKRWIAYTLSPRGALTLDDGAVRALTDRGKSLLPSGVIAVDGTFAFGDPVRCLSAEGTEFARGLVNYAADEIRAIQGSRTAAIESILGYHFADEVIHRDNLVLIDHAETPDDSTSADPD
- the obgE gene encoding GTPase ObgE, whose product is MIDIAEIEVRGGDGGDGCLAFRREKHVPRGGPNGGDGGKGGSVIFEATESVSTLIDLRYSQHYDAGRGGNGEGNQRHGADGQDTRVLVPVGTTIDDVETGERLADLSEPGSQAVVARGGIGGRGNARFKTSTYRTPRVRELGEPGEARRLRLEVHLIADVGLVGFPNVGKSTLLAHVSEAKPKIADYPFTTLSPNLGVVRLGLGENMVVADLPGLIEGAHEGAGLGYDFLRHVERTRLLLHVLDGAAVEGRDPLRDLVVINRELCAHSEALAHTPQIIVLNKADLPSAQENLPRLLDALSGRPVHVVSGVTGEGLDALMRQAYARLRQMRAVDAATSDDAEEPVLFREERRRGVRVSRSEGIYCVDSDAARRAVVMTEMGNDEAVWLLHRRLTRMGVIKALKRAGAREGDTIQIGDTQLVFSAGDHPLTFADYLASRRQTPRRQGRNDDADSGNAGAE
- a CDS encoding 50S ribosomal protein L27 encodes the protein MAHKKGQGSTQNGRESHSKRLGVKRFEGEQVRSGTILVRQRGTRYHPGENVGIGGDDTLFAKIDGVVRFERKDRTRRQISVYSEQPTA